The proteins below are encoded in one region of Aquisphaera giovannonii:
- a CDS encoding DUF1559 family PulG-like putative transporter, translated as MRRHRRGFTLIELMVVIAIIAILIGLLLPAVQAAREAARRAHCINNLKQIGLALHNYETVVGALPMAISLRGSGTTTAFQTGWSALARILPFLDGGPLFNAANLSVSKEDPPNATVISSSVAAFICPSEVKPAPSMHDYGVAGIANYGVNQGDWFVWGGFNGPGNRSAFEANRSRRLAEFTDGLGQTLFAAEVKAYQASANCRHVTLPSVNDPLHIPGPDADPYAVAPEYDNGTCVTQNQSEFHTEWSDGNVHAAGFTTAWPPNKAVMGRAAYEGLDLDLNGRNEEDGGPTFAAINARSYHPGGVNALMGDGGVRFVKGTISGMTWRALGTRSGGEVVGADAY; from the coding sequence ATGCGCCGCCATCGCCGGGGGTTCACGCTGATCGAGCTGATGGTCGTCATCGCGATCATCGCGATCCTGATCGGGCTCCTGCTGCCGGCGGTGCAGGCGGCCCGGGAGGCGGCCCGCCGCGCGCATTGCATCAACAACCTCAAACAGATCGGCCTGGCCCTGCACAATTATGAGACGGTCGTCGGGGCGCTGCCGATGGCGATCTCGCTGAGGGGGAGCGGCACCACGACGGCCTTCCAGACGGGGTGGAGCGCCCTGGCCCGCATCCTGCCGTTCCTGGACGGCGGGCCGCTGTTCAACGCGGCCAACCTGTCGGTCTCGAAGGAGGACCCGCCGAACGCGACGGTCATCTCCTCGAGCGTGGCCGCGTTCATCTGCCCGAGCGAGGTGAAGCCGGCGCCCTCGATGCACGACTACGGCGTCGCGGGCATCGCGAACTACGGCGTCAACCAGGGGGACTGGTTCGTCTGGGGCGGCTTCAACGGCCCCGGGAACCGGTCGGCCTTCGAGGCGAACCGGAGCCGCCGCCTCGCCGAGTTCACCGACGGCCTCGGCCAGACGCTCTTCGCCGCGGAGGTGAAGGCGTACCAGGCGTCGGCGAACTGCCGGCACGTCACGCTGCCGTCGGTGAACGACCCGCTCCACATCCCGGGCCCGGACGCCGACCCGTACGCCGTCGCCCCGGAGTACGACAACGGCACGTGCGTCACCCAGAACCAGTCCGAGTTCCACACCGAGTGGTCCGACGGCAACGTCCACGCGGCGGGGTTCACCACGGCCTGGCCCCCCAACAAGGCCGTCATGGGGCGGGCCGCCTACGAGGGGCTCGACCTGGACCTGAACGGGCGGAACGAGGAGGACGGCGGGCCCACCTTCGCGGCGATCAACGCGAGGAGCTATCATCCCGGCGGCGTCAACGCGTTGATGGGGGATGGAGGGGTCCGCTTCGTCAAGGGCACGATCAGCGGCATGACCTGGCGGGCCCTCGGCACCCGGAGCGGCGGCGAGGTGGTCGGCGCGGACGCATACTGA
- a CDS encoding type II toxin-antitoxin system Phd/YefM family antitoxin yields the protein MPSWPVQDAKARFSEFLDACVADGPQVVTRRGVETAVLVPIERWRRLQAAARPSLKQLLMTDTARTETLTPERAKPRRRPGMPLR from the coding sequence ATGCCGAGCTGGCCCGTGCAGGATGCCAAGGCGCGATTCAGCGAGTTCCTGGACGCCTGCGTGGCCGACGGCCCCCAGGTGGTCACCCGGCGCGGCGTCGAGACCGCCGTGCTCGTGCCCATCGAACGGTGGCGCAGGCTCCAGGCGGCGGCCCGGCCGTCGCTGAAACAGTTGCTCATGACGGATACCGCACGCACCGAGACGCTGACGCCGGAGCGGGCCAAACCGCGCCGGCGCCCAGGCATGCCACTCCGGTAG
- a CDS encoding GNAT family N-acetyltransferase, with protein MDLTYQRESYPDLTPADFVDVLVRSTLAERRPVDDPGAILGMLEKADVIITARDGGRLVGISRALSDFQFCTYLSDLAVDVAYQRRGIGRELIRLTHEAAGPKTTLILLAAPKAREYYPHIGMQFHDSCWIIPRR; from the coding sequence ATGGACCTGACCTACCAGCGCGAGAGCTACCCCGACCTGACCCCCGCGGACTTCGTCGACGTCCTGGTGCGCTCGACTCTCGCCGAGCGGCGTCCGGTGGACGACCCGGGGGCGATCCTCGGGATGCTGGAGAAGGCCGACGTCATCATCACCGCGCGCGACGGCGGCCGGCTGGTGGGGATCTCGCGGGCCCTCTCCGACTTCCAGTTCTGCACGTACCTGTCCGACCTGGCCGTGGACGTCGCCTACCAGCGGAGGGGGATCGGCCGGGAGCTGATCCGGCTGACGCACGAGGCGGCGGGCCCCAAGACCACGCTCATCCTCCTCGCCGCGCCGAAGGCCCGCGAGTATTATCCCCACATCGGCATGCAATTTCATGACTCATGCTGGATCATCCCGAGGCGGTGA
- a CDS encoding type II toxin-antitoxin system TacA family antitoxin codes for MADRKRRTARIEARITPDALDVVKRAAEIQGRSVSEFVVAAAQDAASKVVEDTHLIRLTVEEQIRFAELLIDPPPMSPALKRARKDHARLTRKPG; via the coding sequence ATGGCCGATCGGAAGCGACGCACGGCGAGGATCGAGGCGAGGATCACTCCCGATGCCCTGGACGTCGTGAAGCGGGCCGCGGAGATCCAGGGGCGGAGCGTCAGCGAGTTCGTGGTCGCGGCCGCCCAGGATGCGGCCTCCAAGGTCGTGGAGGATACGCACCTCATCCGGCTGACGGTCGAGGAGCAGATCCGGTTCGCTGAGTTGCTGATCGATCCGCCGCCGATGTCGCCGGCCTTGAAGCGGGCGCGGAAGGACCACGCGCGCTTGACCCGGAAGCCCGGCTGA
- a CDS encoding YybH family protein, with amino-acid sequence MGPEERAIRELHSTWIEAVNAGDLGRLLTMMADDVVFLSPGQAPAGRDGFATVLPAAHQRARIRCVSELEEVAVVGEVAYARSRDSLSVTPRAGGDAMRLAGDRLTVYRKHPDGRWLLARDAHTLTPVQSPSS; translated from the coding sequence ATGGGACCTGAGGAACGAGCGATCCGTGAGTTGCACTCGACCTGGATCGAGGCCGTCAACGCCGGCGATCTCGGCCGGTTGCTCACCATGATGGCGGACGATGTCGTGTTCCTCAGCCCGGGGCAGGCGCCGGCGGGCCGGGATGGATTCGCCACCGTTCTCCCGGCCGCCCACCAGCGGGCCCGGATCCGCTGCGTCAGCGAGTTGGAGGAGGTCGCGGTCGTCGGCGAGGTCGCCTATGCGAGGAGCCGGGACTCGCTCTCCGTGACCCCGCGCGCCGGCGGAGACGCGATGCGGCTCGCCGGCGATCGCCTCACGGTCTACCGCAAACACCCCGACGGCCGCTGGCTCCTGGCCCGCGATGCCCACACGTTGACCCCGGTGCAGTCGCCGAGCTCGTGA
- a CDS encoding YncE family protein, translating to MMSPIAFLVVLPALLGEPRQAEAAAPTLSRTFALDDVRGPADRTGIAGRIDHMAYDPATARLFVACVANGTLEVIDLDAGTRAGTIRGLKEPQGAAVAGDSVYVTTGADGRLNRFDARTLAARGSAAVGDDADNVRLAPDGRLWASFGGGGPGGIAPFDPSTLAGGPRLGLPRMPEGFQVHASGAAIFANLPAGKRSTADGSVVGLKLPSGERLWERKLSGRAGNFPMALDPARDRVFVVSRVPARLIVLDARDGSILGEAECPPQSDDLFLDPRSGLVAVIGGGTLPSGEEPGGAGASLDLFAVDAAGRPARVGATPLPPHTRTGKLVEGRRALYVGVPMAKGRPAEVREYRLPDRPATP from the coding sequence GTGATGAGTCCCATCGCCTTCCTCGTCGTGCTGCCCGCTCTGCTCGGCGAGCCCCGCCAGGCGGAGGCCGCGGCCCCGACGCTCTCGCGGACCTTCGCGCTCGACGACGTCCGCGGGCCGGCGGACCGGACGGGCATCGCGGGGCGGATCGATCACATGGCGTACGACCCCGCGACCGCCAGGCTGTTCGTCGCCTGCGTCGCCAACGGCACGCTCGAGGTCATCGACCTGGACGCGGGCACCAGGGCGGGGACGATCCGCGGGCTGAAGGAGCCCCAGGGGGCCGCCGTGGCGGGCGATTCGGTCTACGTCACGACGGGGGCCGACGGCCGGCTGAATCGGTTCGACGCCCGCACGCTGGCGGCGCGGGGATCGGCGGCCGTGGGCGACGACGCGGACAACGTGCGGCTCGCGCCCGACGGCCGGCTCTGGGCGAGCTTCGGCGGCGGGGGCCCCGGCGGGATCGCCCCGTTCGACCCGTCCACCCTGGCGGGCGGCCCCAGGCTCGGCCTGCCGCGGATGCCGGAGGGGTTCCAGGTCCACGCGTCCGGCGCGGCGATCTTCGCGAACCTGCCCGCCGGCAAGCGGTCCACGGCGGACGGCTCGGTGGTCGGCCTGAAGCTGCCGTCCGGCGAGCGGCTCTGGGAGCGGAAGCTGTCCGGCCGCGCGGGGAACTTCCCCATGGCGCTGGACCCGGCCCGCGATCGGGTGTTCGTGGTCTCGCGGGTGCCGGCCCGGCTCATCGTCCTGGACGCCCGCGACGGCTCGATCCTCGGCGAGGCGGAGTGCCCCCCGCAGTCGGACGACCTCTTCCTCGACCCGCGATCCGGCCTGGTCGCCGTCATCGGAGGCGGCACGCTGCCGTCCGGGGAGGAACCCGGCGGCGCGGGGGCCTCGCTGGACCTGTTCGCGGTCGACGCGGCGGGCCGCCCCGCCCGCGTGGGCGCGACGCCTTTGCCGCCGCATACTCGGACGGGCAAGCTCGTCGAGGGCCGTCGGGCCCTCTACGTCGGCGTGCCGATGGCGAAGGGCCGGCCGGCGGAGGTCCGCGAGTACCGGCTGCCGGATCGCCCCGCGACGCCCTGA
- a CDS encoding class IV adenylate cyclase, protein MSRPWPFADPEDTVVITLDRILRGASPLLLVTHDRDDGAWQFLDGEHVFEEDGVAVSLAEMVAFDPGLESLADLPAGWRAWRDRPGEPWRRAEGDLGDDPGPEAGSAGPEAEESTDPADSPDPMASRNIEIKATVPDYDAMRAAIESLEDVEGPAEVLDQEDIFYEVPGARLKLRIFHEGAGELIRYERSDVAGPKASCYEIAPTSAPATMKSILGRVLPVRGVVRKERRLYRIGPTRIHLDRVEGLGDFLELEVVLRPDQPDLEGALVAEELLTRLGIDESQLISTAYIDLIVEGGEADGG, encoded by the coding sequence ATGAGTCGTCCCTGGCCGTTCGCGGACCCCGAGGACACGGTGGTGATCACGCTCGACCGCATCCTGCGGGGGGCGTCGCCGCTGCTGCTGGTGACGCACGACCGCGACGACGGCGCCTGGCAGTTCCTCGACGGCGAGCACGTCTTCGAGGAGGACGGCGTCGCGGTGAGCCTCGCCGAGATGGTCGCGTTCGACCCCGGCCTGGAGTCGCTCGCCGACCTCCCCGCGGGCTGGCGGGCGTGGCGCGACCGCCCCGGCGAGCCCTGGCGACGCGCCGAGGGGGACCTGGGCGACGACCCGGGCCCCGAGGCGGGCTCGGCCGGGCCCGAGGCGGAGGAGTCGACCGACCCGGCGGACAGCCCGGACCCGATGGCCTCGCGGAACATCGAGATCAAGGCGACGGTGCCCGACTACGACGCGATGCGGGCGGCGATCGAGTCGCTCGAAGACGTGGAGGGCCCGGCGGAGGTCCTCGACCAGGAGGACATCTTCTACGAGGTGCCGGGCGCCCGGCTCAAGCTGCGGATCTTCCACGAGGGGGCGGGCGAGCTGATCCGCTACGAGCGCAGCGACGTCGCCGGGCCGAAGGCGTCGTGCTACGAGATCGCACCGACCTCCGCGCCGGCGACGATGAAGTCGATCCTCGGCCGCGTCCTCCCGGTGCGCGGGGTCGTCCGCAAGGAGAGGCGGCTCTACCGGATCGGCCCGACGCGGATCCACCTCGACCGCGTGGAGGGGCTGGGCGACTTCCTCGAGCTCGAGGTCGTCCTCCGCCCCGACCAGCCGGACCTGGAGGGCGCCCTCGTCGCCGAGGAGCTGCTCACGCGCCTCGGCATCGACGAGTCCCAGCTCATCAGCACCGCCTACATCGACCTGATCGTCGAGGGCGGCGAGGCCGACGGCGGATGA
- a CDS encoding SRPBCC family protein, whose product MAAGNESDARRTTVQRKSEREVVVTRTFDAPARLVFEAWSRPELFRKWWVPRSMGMTLRSCEMDVRTGGGYRLVFGDDPANTMAFFGKYLEVVPNERIVWTNEEGGDGGSVTTVTFEERDGRTLLVLSELYPTKEALDAAGTGAQDAMHETFGQLDELLAELAAR is encoded by the coding sequence GTGGCCGCAGGAAACGAAAGTGATGCTCGTCGCACGACGGTGCAGAGGAAGTCCGAGCGCGAGGTCGTCGTCACGCGGACGTTCGACGCGCCCGCGCGGCTCGTCTTCGAGGCGTGGTCCAGGCCCGAGCTGTTCCGGAAGTGGTGGGTGCCCCGCTCCATGGGCATGACGCTCCGCTCGTGCGAGATGGACGTGCGCACCGGCGGCGGATACCGCCTGGTGTTCGGCGACGATCCCGCGAACACGATGGCGTTCTTCGGCAAGTACCTCGAGGTGGTGCCGAACGAGCGCATCGTCTGGACGAACGAGGAAGGCGGCGACGGGGGATCCGTCACCACCGTGACGTTCGAGGAGCGCGACGGCCGGACGTTGCTCGTCCTGAGCGAGCTGTATCCCACGAAGGAGGCGCTCGACGCGGCCGGCACCGGCGCGCAGGACGCGATGCACGAGACGTTCGGGCAGCTCGACGAACTGCTCGCCGAGCTGGCCGCGCGTTGA
- a CDS encoding 3'(2'),5'-bisphosphate nucleotidase: protein MTTEAQILANRRNASLSTGPKTRRGKARSRREGYGPGARSQGAAITEAGRADPRWIEERAAGFLRAAYSGASEEEKAMRKRAAELARKIGEAERAVAAYLERAGRIVEDRRRAAEAGGPGRVLELSRRLMAWEQSAAADSSDGAGRILGELEGSRAGRAWLIRTWRWIREWLGRKGRFGVMDRYRLVRALGHDPIHVARLPRVREVFAALNALDPRGGLDGEAFFARARELAAGCDPMARDSLAWREAAGTFASAEEARAFLLNLVDERVRRLEALQAASDAEPAGREALAVMAAVEGLRREVEAMGRELLRVVEDLQRMRKGGPRAVEGDAIRPAAASGPEVRSRQGEGGTAKRLRPAWRGRGRTPCRGHGGRGGGAATPRSSGASPPAAVPEPWRSRGVAAIPPRPPGGARIGAGFVPSLECRVTAPRTGAAPVWPVEKGSKAFRGGDLGVGIRSGSRDERTQARAATGGRIDGPGEGPRVHPAGPTRRGRRGRLRLRLTGAAIPTRLVNASGGGKGRGPSLPRWRLATRRAGPVESRRAMSQPFELEQAAAVAAVRRAARLCQAVRRGIRPEVLDKKDKSPVTVADFGSQALVCRALLESFPEDPVIAEEDSAELRQASNAAVLGQVVAHVRGVGGGESLVDATAEDVCGWIDRGGTAEYRDRFWTIDPIDGTKGFLRNEQYAVALALVVGGRVVVGALACPNLAVRGEGGPTGGVGVVFTAVRGGGAFAFPLDEAIAMEPVPIRVNAADDPAAMRFCESVESGHSAHGDAAAIAAKLGIAAPPIRMDSQAKYGVVARGEADVYLRMPTRADYREKIWDHAAGALVIEEAGGVVTDVAGRPLEFRHGRELSANRGVVATNGRIHDRVIRAIADLGLAPGA from the coding sequence ATGACGACCGAGGCCCAGATCCTCGCGAACAGGCGGAATGCATCGCTCTCGACGGGCCCGAAGACGAGGCGGGGCAAGGCCCGCTCCCGGCGGGAAGGGTACGGGCCGGGGGCACGGAGTCAGGGGGCGGCGATCACGGAGGCGGGCCGGGCGGATCCGCGGTGGATCGAGGAGCGGGCGGCGGGATTCCTCCGGGCGGCGTACTCGGGCGCGAGCGAGGAGGAGAAGGCGATGCGGAAGAGGGCCGCCGAGCTGGCCCGGAAGATCGGGGAGGCGGAGCGGGCCGTGGCGGCGTACCTCGAGCGGGCCGGCCGCATCGTGGAGGATCGACGCAGGGCGGCGGAGGCGGGGGGACCCGGGCGGGTGCTGGAGTTGAGCCGGCGGCTGATGGCGTGGGAGCAGTCCGCCGCCGCCGACTCGTCCGACGGGGCCGGGCGCATCCTGGGCGAGCTGGAGGGCTCGCGAGCGGGCCGGGCGTGGCTGATCCGGACCTGGCGGTGGATCCGCGAGTGGCTCGGGCGGAAGGGCCGGTTCGGGGTGATGGATCGGTATCGGCTGGTGCGGGCGCTCGGCCACGACCCGATCCACGTGGCGAGGCTCCCGCGGGTCCGCGAGGTCTTCGCGGCGCTGAATGCCCTGGACCCGCGGGGCGGGCTCGATGGCGAGGCGTTCTTCGCCCGGGCGAGGGAGCTCGCCGCGGGATGCGACCCGATGGCCCGCGACTCGCTGGCCTGGCGCGAGGCGGCCGGGACGTTCGCGTCGGCGGAGGAGGCCCGCGCGTTCCTGCTAAACCTGGTGGACGAGCGAGTCCGCCGGCTGGAGGCCCTCCAGGCCGCGTCGGACGCCGAGCCGGCCGGCCGCGAGGCCCTCGCGGTGATGGCGGCGGTGGAGGGCCTGCGCCGCGAGGTCGAGGCGATGGGCCGGGAGCTCCTCCGGGTCGTGGAGGACCTGCAGCGGATGCGGAAGGGAGGGCCGCGGGCGGTTGAGGGCGACGCGATCCGGCCGGCGGCTGCCTCGGGGCCCGAGGTGAGGTCGCGGCAGGGAGAAGGCGGGACGGCGAAGCGGCTCCGTCCCGCGTGGCGCGGACGCGGACGGACGCCGTGCCGGGGTCACGGGGGCCGTGGCGGGGGCGCAGCGACGCCGCGGTCGAGCGGGGCTTCGCCCCCGGCGGCCGTCCCCGAGCCGTGGCGATCCCGTGGCGTCGCTGCGATCCCGCCGCGGCCACCCGGAGGGGCGAGGATCGGGGCCGGCTTCGTGCCGTCGTTGGAGTGTCGAGTCACGGCTCCTCGAACTGGAGCGGCGCCGGTGTGGCCGGTCGAGAAAGGAAGTAAGGCGTTTCGGGGTGGAGACTTGGGGGTCGGGATTCGAAGCGGGTCGCGCGACGAGCGAACCCAAGCTCGGGCCGCGACGGGGGGGCGGATCGATGGGCCGGGGGAGGGGCCTCGCGTGCATCCCGCCGGGCCGACGAGGCGGGGCAGGAGGGGCCGACTCCGGCTGAGATTGACGGGGGCGGCGATTCCTACAAGACTCGTAAACGCGAGCGGGGGCGGGAAAGGGCGGGGGCCCTCCCTTCCGCGGTGGCGCCTGGCCACGCGGCGGGCGGGGCCGGTCGAGTCGAGGAGAGCCATGAGCCAACCTTTCGAGCTTGAGCAGGCGGCGGCCGTCGCGGCGGTCCGACGGGCCGCTCGCCTCTGCCAGGCGGTCCGCCGGGGGATCCGCCCGGAGGTGCTGGACAAGAAGGACAAGAGCCCGGTGACGGTGGCCGACTTCGGCAGCCAGGCGCTCGTCTGCCGGGCCCTGCTGGAGTCCTTCCCGGAGGATCCGGTCATCGCCGAGGAGGACTCCGCGGAGCTCCGCCAGGCGTCGAACGCGGCGGTCCTCGGGCAGGTCGTCGCGCACGTCCGGGGCGTCGGCGGGGGCGAGTCGCTGGTCGACGCGACGGCCGAGGACGTCTGCGGCTGGATCGATCGCGGCGGGACGGCCGAGTATCGCGACCGCTTCTGGACGATCGACCCGATCGACGGCACCAAGGGCTTCCTCCGCAACGAGCAGTACGCCGTCGCGCTGGCCCTGGTCGTCGGGGGCAGGGTCGTGGTGGGGGCGCTCGCGTGCCCGAACCTGGCGGTGCGGGGGGAGGGGGGGCCAACCGGCGGCGTCGGGGTGGTCTTCACCGCCGTCCGCGGCGGGGGGGCCTTCGCATTCCCGCTCGATGAGGCGATTGCCATGGAGCCGGTGCCGATCCGCGTGAATGCGGCGGACGACCCCGCGGCGATGCGGTTCTGCGAGTCCGTGGAGTCGGGCCACAGCGCGCACGGGGACGCGGCGGCCATCGCCGCGAAGCTGGGGATCGCGGCCCCGCCGATCCGGATGGACAGCCAGGCCAAGTACGGCGTCGTCGCCCGGGGCGAGGCGGACGTCTACCTCCGCATGCCCACCCGCGCCGACTACCGGGAGAAGATCTGGGACCACGCCGCCGGGGCGCTCGTCATCGAGGAGGCGGGGGGCGTCGTCACCGACGTCGCCGGCCGTCCGCTCGAATTCCGGCATGGCCGGGAGCTGTCCGCCAACCGCGGCGTCGTCGCCACCAACGGCCGGATCCACGACCGCGTCATCCGGGCCATCGCGGACCTCGGCCTGGCACCGGGCGCTTGA
- a CDS encoding protein-tyrosine phosphatase family protein, producing the protein MKLAIAFAILGLAMATLAAGMGARASGGRWLAFGLEAYLAACFLALSAIYAARAAGVEVERILARSRWSPLLRAVLLPYLATGVIALLVARGLGLGSPFRPVAPGLYAGRIPFPDERGRLREAGIDAVLNLCWEFPGPSGPAAGTGIATARVPILDGVPPTDAQFREALEYVERWHAAWRRVLIHCAQGHGRTSTIVAAALVRLGLAEGGDEALARVAAARPGARPSPSQKAALDRYLSGSTPDARGRPRGS; encoded by the coding sequence ATGAAACTGGCGATCGCCTTCGCGATCCTGGGGCTCGCCATGGCGACGCTCGCCGCGGGGATGGGCGCCCGGGCCTCGGGCGGGCGGTGGCTGGCCTTCGGCCTGGAGGCTTACCTCGCGGCGTGCTTCCTGGCGTTGTCGGCGATTTACGCGGCCCGCGCGGCCGGCGTGGAGGTCGAGCGGATCCTGGCCAGGTCCCGGTGGTCGCCGCTCCTGCGGGCGGTCCTCCTGCCGTACCTCGCGACGGGCGTGATCGCCCTCCTCGTGGCGCGTGGGCTCGGCCTTGGAAGCCCCTTCCGGCCCGTGGCGCCGGGGCTGTACGCGGGGCGGATCCCGTTCCCGGACGAGCGCGGCCGGCTGCGGGAGGCGGGGATCGACGCGGTGCTCAACCTCTGCTGGGAGTTCCCGGGGCCCTCCGGCCCGGCCGCGGGGACGGGGATCGCGACGGCCCGCGTGCCGATCCTCGACGGCGTCCCGCCCACGGACGCCCAGTTCCGCGAGGCGCTAGAATATGTGGAACGGTGGCATGCCGCGTGGCGTCGCGTGCTCATCCACTGCGCCCAGGGGCACGGCCGGACCTCGACGATCGTCGCCGCGGCGCTCGTCCGGCTCGGCCTGGCGGAGGGCGGGGACGAGGCGCTCGCGAGGGTCGCCGCCGCGAGGCCGGGCGCGCGGCCCTCGCCCTCGCAGAAGGCGGCGCTCGACCGCTACCTCTCGGGATCCACCCCCGACGCGCGCGGCCGGCCGCGGGGCTCGTGA
- a CDS encoding ArsR/SmtB family transcription factor, which produces MVQYSPERLNASFAALADATRRGVLDELARGDASITALAGKFGMTLTGMKKHVGVLELAGLVTTEKVGRVRTCRIGPGRLEEEMEWIARYRRVWDARFEALDGVIDELKREEKARGRRKRK; this is translated from the coding sequence ATGGTTCAGTATTCCCCGGAACGCCTCAACGCCTCCTTCGCCGCCCTCGCCGACGCCACCCGCCGTGGCGTCCTCGACGAGCTCGCGCGCGGCGACGCCTCCATCACCGCCCTCGCCGGCAAGTTCGGGATGACCCTCACGGGCATGAAGAAGCACGTCGGCGTGCTCGAGCTGGCGGGCCTCGTGACCACCGAGAAGGTCGGCCGCGTGCGCACGTGCCGCATCGGCCCGGGCCGACTCGAGGAGGAGATGGAGTGGATCGCGCGTTACCGGCGGGTGTGGGACGCGCGCTTCGAGGCGCTGGACGGCGTCATCGACGAACTCAAACGCGAGGAGAAGGCCCGTGGCCGCAGGAAACGAAAGTGA